Proteins found in one Arthrobacter sp. U41 genomic segment:
- a CDS encoding preprotein translocase subunit TatA encodes MLGINGPEFLLLLIIGLLVIGPSRLPEYTQKLANIVKEVRRMASGAREQIKEEVGIDIDEVDWKKYDPRQYDPRRIIKEALLEDDTKPVSAGAPAAVATVAAASAAAAERRPERTVERLPDGEPAPFDSEAT; translated from the coding sequence GTGCTTGGAATCAATGGACCGGAGTTCTTACTTCTGCTGATCATCGGCCTTCTGGTGATTGGTCCCAGCAGGCTGCCCGAATACACCCAGAAACTTGCCAACATCGTCAAGGAAGTCCGCCGGATGGCGTCGGGGGCGCGGGAGCAGATCAAGGAAGAAGTCGGCATCGACATCGATGAGGTCGACTGGAAGAAGTACGATCCCCGGCAGTACGATCCGCGCAGGATTATCAAGGAAGCGCTGCTCGAGGATGACACCAAACCCGTGAGCGCCGGCGCCCCGGCCGCGGTCGCCACCGTCGCGGCTGCCTCCGCGGCGGCTGCGGAACGCCGGCCGGAGCGGACGGTTGAGCGACTCCCGGACGGCGAGCCGGCGCCCTTCGACTCAGAAGCTACCTAG